The following proteins are co-located in the Piscirickettsia litoralis genome:
- a CDS encoding RHS repeat domain-containing protein: MSLVATPDVPSSPGDYNSKEFYRSMIKNAPVSKVDPFTGALIVHIPLVSIPGNDGLNLNVTWSFRSGQDISPFESNEGIFTGLVETNKVDVTCDFGQDMCNDPNVAIFQDPSGSRHKFYAINPVDGGAHGIGSRPFESMDGWRADLGVSYSGSGPYAGFSGWIYSPDGTSYHVFNSWPYTGQSPVDQIVSSHGGDKITYAYSRSGGAGRDPFHLQSITMGNYKLTISGDTITSSDGKVWQIDPRTINGKMGPQPDPTYIKLPDQSEWHIGWAGTQVNSITYPDGGMSSFTLGSYNHKCSVSSHLLLRIATTYVSAQINSGAGLASSSWKYNYDDGKYQAFCWNNNHEPYDPVPANFTTKVISPGKEVDYVFLPGYVEERGMPIYTTWQSGLLTHKTTYKIQDIIKTPLEESAYTWSKRHITIAFHGYPEIAQPQLETQTIKRAGITYSTAYTYDDDSMPTSISESSPQGSRTEAISNYEKKYTIDTVPHLLFTPQNETWKDSTGKVVNTTTRTFNGIGELLGQTKNGVKTSYTYDAGGNIASITNALNHKTTLQNYVAGMPQLITDAAGNKFKFVINPNGTITSYTDGLGNKTSYEYDSMYRLTKLTPPQGCSVGLRWNYPNMGGHVVYRCAAPNYYGQYFTVNGFGQPTHIETHIGTNENVISKQEIRYDAYGREIFKSYPVAPNTTNDKTLGTYTTRDALGRVTAVESPLPLTKIGDGVSPIPYQG, from the coding sequence ATGAGTTTAGTGGCAACACCGGATGTTCCCAGCAGTCCAGGGGATTACAATAGCAAAGAATTTTATCGTAGCATGATTAAAAATGCCCCGGTATCTAAGGTAGACCCTTTTACCGGCGCGTTAATTGTTCACATTCCATTGGTTAGTATCCCAGGCAATGATGGGCTTAATTTAAATGTGACCTGGAGTTTTCGTTCAGGGCAAGATATTAGCCCTTTTGAATCAAACGAAGGAATATTTACTGGATTGGTTGAAACAAACAAAGTCGATGTGACTTGTGACTTCGGTCAGGACATGTGTAATGATCCAAACGTAGCCATTTTTCAAGACCCTTCTGGCAGTCGCCATAAATTTTATGCCATAAATCCTGTTGATGGGGGAGCACATGGTATAGGGTCACGACCTTTTGAGTCTATGGATGGTTGGCGTGCAGATTTAGGGGTGAGCTACTCCGGTTCTGGGCCTTATGCTGGTTTTAGCGGTTGGATTTACTCGCCTGATGGCACTAGTTACCATGTGTTTAACAGTTGGCCGTATACTGGTCAATCTCCTGTTGATCAAATCGTAAGCTCTCACGGAGGTGATAAAATCACCTATGCCTATAGTCGAAGTGGTGGTGCAGGCCGTGATCCATTTCACTTACAGTCGATTACAATGGGGAACTATAAACTCACTATCAGCGGCGATACAATTACGAGCAGTGATGGCAAAGTATGGCAAATTGACCCTCGTACTATTAATGGAAAAATGGGGCCTCAACCGGATCCAACCTATATTAAACTTCCTGATCAATCAGAATGGCATATAGGGTGGGCAGGCACTCAAGTTAACTCGATTACTTATCCTGATGGTGGGATGTCAAGCTTTACTCTAGGCAGTTATAATCATAAATGTAGCGTTAGTTCACACCTTTTATTGCGAATTGCAACGACTTATGTATCAGCTCAAATTAACTCAGGTGCAGGTTTGGCAAGCTCTAGCTGGAAATATAATTACGATGATGGGAAGTATCAAGCTTTTTGTTGGAATAACAACCATGAACCATATGATCCTGTTCCTGCTAACTTTACAACTAAAGTGATTTCACCTGGAAAAGAAGTTGATTATGTTTTCTTACCAGGTTATGTAGAAGAACGGGGTATGCCCATATACACGACTTGGCAATCAGGATTATTAACACATAAAACAACCTATAAAATACAGGACATTATCAAAACTCCATTAGAAGAGTCTGCATACACCTGGAGTAAGCGCCATATTACAATCGCTTTTCATGGTTACCCTGAAATTGCTCAACCTCAACTAGAAACTCAAACCATTAAACGCGCAGGTATAACTTATAGTACGGCTTATACGTATGATGATGACAGTATGCCAACCTCTATTTCTGAATCATCACCACAAGGCAGTCGCACAGAAGCCATTTCTAACTACGAGAAAAAATACACGATTGATACTGTCCCACATTTATTATTCACCCCTCAAAACGAAACCTGGAAAGACAGCACAGGTAAAGTCGTTAATACAACAACACGCACCTTTAATGGTATAGGTGAGTTGCTCGGCCAGACTAAGAACGGCGTAAAAACCTCTTACACCTACGATGCAGGTGGCAATATCGCAAGCATTACTAATGCATTAAACCATAAAACAACACTTCAAAACTATGTTGCAGGCATGCCGCAATTAATTACTGATGCTGCTGGTAACAAGTTTAAATTTGTGATTAACCCGAATGGCACCATCACAAGTTATACCGACGGGTTAGGCAATAAAACGAGTTATGAATATGACTCGATGTATCGCTTGACGAAGCTGACACCGCCGCAAGGGTGCTCAGTTGGATTACGTTGGAATTACCCAAATATGGGAGGGCATGTCGTTTATCGTTGTGCTGCGCCGAATTATTACGGGCAATATTTTACAGTGAATGGGTTTGGACAACCGACCCATATCGAAACGCATATTGGAACCAATGAAAATGTAATTTCAAAACAAGAAATTCGTTATGATGCCTATGGTAGAGAGATATTTAAGTCATATCCTGTTGCTCCAAATACAACGAATGATAAAACGTTAGGCACTTATACGACACGTGATGCGTTAGGGCGAGTAACAGCAGTAGAGTCACCTTTACCATTAACCAAAATTGGTGATGGTGTCAGCCCGATCCCTTATCAAGGTTAA
- a CDS encoding DNA/RNA non-specific endonuclease, producing the protein MKKVPTILTLTAVISFTLSITQAAQGFDCHGFLKNGNPGHVDQYLCREAYTVGYNYQTKQPTWVASKLTGESVNKHIKRKDKFKPDSSIPVQYRAELSDYSHSGYDRGHLMPYASADIDQASANESFLLSNMSPQKSGLNRQGWAALESDVRFWAKYKKEVYVYTGPVFQGKNIKSIGNGVKVPTAFFKIIYAPQQHQAIAFVMPNAQVSKSKVSDYRTNIATIEKLTGMQFLTALPQTERNKLISTTAKMWRVSYS; encoded by the coding sequence TTGAAGAAAGTACCTACTATATTAACGCTTACTGCAGTAATCAGTTTTACCTTATCGATAACTCAAGCAGCACAAGGCTTTGACTGTCACGGTTTTTTAAAGAATGGTAACCCAGGGCATGTAGATCAGTATCTATGCCGCGAAGCTTACACAGTCGGTTATAACTACCAAACAAAGCAACCGACCTGGGTCGCATCAAAATTAACAGGTGAATCCGTTAATAAACACATAAAGCGCAAAGATAAATTCAAACCTGATTCATCAATTCCTGTTCAATATAGAGCTGAGCTATCTGACTACTCTCACTCAGGCTATGACCGTGGCCACCTTATGCCATATGCCAGTGCTGACATAGACCAGGCTTCGGCGAATGAATCTTTTTTACTAAGCAATATGAGTCCACAAAAATCAGGGCTAAATCGCCAAGGCTGGGCCGCTCTTGAGAGTGACGTGCGTTTTTGGGCAAAATATAAAAAAGAAGTTTATGTCTACACTGGCCCAGTATTTCAAGGGAAAAATATCAAATCTATCGGCAATGGTGTAAAAGTGCCTACTGCTTTTTTTAAAATTATCTACGCACCACAACAGCACCAAGCGATTGCTTTTGTTATGCCAAATGCACAAGTATCCAAAAGTAAAGTTTCAGATTATCGTACCAATATCGCAACTATCGAAAAACTAACAGGAATGCAGTTTTTGACTGCATTGCCGCAGACAGAAAGGAATAAATTAATCAGCACGACTGCCAAAATGTGGCGTGTTAGTTATTCTTAG
- a CDS encoding response regulator — MKILIVDDRKNILFSLKRLILLKFPESTFKLAQSGEEAIALIDAENFDFIISDYKMGKIDGVQVLAHAHQTQENSIRVLITGYPNNDQLIDAIAANDVEHVLMKPWTQEQIMKIIAKYPKQPLAPSSSKNEPEADAHTEFMNDAGSLSNANDIVHLLKEATKYLSLSANYLMKIYDIPSYSPQFLIPLWDKDGMTQQELSTKLKLNKKIIMNALIKLIEDGLVTIDSSKTEKNISVYLTEKGLKIKDDLDFLSAILNRHAINEFKDSEQETLKNLLTKLIFNLSTIKNSNLPKR; from the coding sequence ATGAAAATATTAATTGTTGACGATAGGAAAAATATTTTATTTTCACTCAAACGATTGATTTTACTTAAATTTCCAGAATCAACTTTTAAGCTAGCACAATCAGGTGAAGAAGCGATTGCACTCATTGATGCGGAAAATTTTGATTTCATCATCTCAGACTATAAAATGGGGAAAATTGATGGTGTACAAGTCCTCGCACATGCACATCAAACTCAAGAAAACTCTATCCGTGTCTTAATTACAGGCTACCCTAATAATGATCAACTCATTGATGCTATTGCAGCAAACGATGTGGAACATGTTTTGATGAAACCATGGACTCAAGAACAAATCATGAAAATCATTGCAAAATACCCTAAACAACCTCTTGCGCCTTCTTCTAGCAAAAATGAGCCTGAAGCAGACGCACACACAGAGTTTATGAATGATGCAGGGAGCTTATCAAATGCCAATGATATCGTTCATTTACTAAAAGAAGCGACAAAGTACCTCTCTCTCAGTGCAAACTATTTAATGAAAATTTATGATATTCCCTCTTATAGCCCCCAGTTTCTAATACCTTTATGGGATAAAGATGGGATGACACAACAAGAGCTTAGTACCAAGCTTAAGCTTAACAAAAAAATTATAATGAATGCCCTTATTAAACTCATAGAAGATGGTCTTGTCACTATTGACTCTAGTAAAACTGAAAAAAATATCTCTGTTTATTTAACTGAAAAAGGGCTTAAAATAAAAGATGATTTAGATTTTTTATCCGCAATACTTAATCGACATGCCATTAATGAGTTCAAAGATTCCGAACAAGAAACACTCAAAAATTTATTGACCAAGCTTATTTTTAATCTCTCTACCATAAAAAACTCCAACCTTCCAAAAAGGTAG
- a CDS encoding MFS transporter: MKQSNNLNKWWVLIGTAISALMIAVDYTIVNIAIASIQKELSVNTNQSQWLMSGFGITFCAFLASMGRLADIVGRRRLLFIGIIGFGFASLGAGFSNSIISLVIFRLLQGGFGAIIFPAGMALTAAAFPAKEQGRALGIYNGVLGLGLAIGPVLGGIILNFVSWRWIFFINIPVIILSFLICFLAIKGKETKIDQKMDWFGIGLVAAILMSFVYAINQTTISGWSSTYVIYPLILSVILFILFIAVESKSDSPLLPLALFKNRGFFLGSIAYIVAVGFSWPIIFLTPLYLQHVLDYSVYYAGIALIPMTIMTAIAPPITGKIYDNKGPLVCYILLTICLVLSFGLFLIFTLDTSLILLIITFLLFGSAWGMGNGFAMPLVLSKLDNHEDAGVVSGAAITILNVAGVISLSVVTTLFHFGEQSWLSHHQTQETISHLNSSKIAFTHGFHVGIFWLMITAIILLIPTIWYILKTAPKTAK; encoded by the coding sequence ATGAAACAAAGCAATAATCTCAACAAGTGGTGGGTTTTAATTGGCACAGCCATCAGTGCGTTGATGATTGCCGTTGACTACACCATTGTCAATATTGCGATTGCCAGCATTCAAAAAGAACTGTCAGTCAATACGAATCAATCACAATGGCTAATGTCAGGCTTTGGAATCACATTCTGTGCATTTCTTGCTTCGATGGGGCGACTCGCTGATATTGTTGGTCGTCGCCGTTTGTTATTTATTGGTATCATCGGCTTTGGCTTCGCCTCTTTGGGAGCAGGGTTTTCTAACTCAATCATCAGTTTAGTTATTTTTAGGCTTTTACAAGGGGGATTTGGAGCCATTATTTTCCCTGCAGGCATGGCTTTAACTGCAGCCGCCTTCCCAGCTAAAGAGCAAGGTCGAGCCTTAGGCATTTATAATGGTGTCTTAGGGTTAGGACTCGCTATCGGTCCGGTGCTTGGTGGCATCATACTAAACTTTGTCAGTTGGCGTTGGATTTTCTTTATTAACATTCCAGTGATTATTCTCAGCTTTTTAATCTGTTTTTTAGCCATTAAAGGGAAAGAAACCAAAATCGATCAAAAAATGGATTGGTTTGGCATTGGTTTAGTTGCAGCAATACTAATGAGCTTTGTCTATGCAATTAACCAGACCACAATCAGTGGCTGGTCTTCTACATATGTTATTTATCCACTTATTTTATCTGTTATTTTATTTATCTTATTTATTGCTGTTGAATCAAAAAGTGATTCTCCTCTGTTGCCTCTTGCGCTGTTTAAAAATCGTGGATTTTTTCTTGGCTCTATTGCCTATATTGTCGCTGTTGGTTTCTCTTGGCCGATTATTTTCCTAACACCTTTATATTTACAACATGTATTAGATTATTCAGTATATTATGCGGGTATTGCATTAATCCCCATGACAATCATGACTGCAATTGCCCCTCCCATTACTGGCAAAATTTATGACAACAAAGGACCATTAGTTTGTTATATTTTATTAACAATATGCCTGGTTTTATCTTTTGGTTTATTTTTGATATTTACCTTAGATACAAGCCTTATTTTACTCATTATCACCTTTTTGCTATTTGGCTCTGCGTGGGGTATGGGTAACGGCTTTGCTATGCCGTTGGTGCTTTCAAAACTAGATAATCATGAAGATGCAGGCGTTGTCAGTGGTGCTGCGATTACCATTCTTAATGTCGCAGGTGTTATTAGTTTGAGTGTGGTTACAACATTATTCCACTTTGGCGAGCAAAGCTGGCTTAGCCATCACCAAACTCAAGAAACTATAAGCCATTTAAATTCAAGCAAAATTGCCTTTACGCATGGCTTCCATGTTGGTATTTTCTGGCTGATGATCACAGCGATTATTTTACTTATACCAACTATTTGGTATATATTAAAAACGGCTCCAAAAACAGCCAAATAA
- a CDS encoding S1C family serine protease, whose translation MSASNLIKFIVQIIIASIIAIGVTHYWLLRSDENNSSHLQQVMPKTIVSYAQGVEKAAPAVVSIYTSRRYSLQGWDFGSRRSRGVGLGSGVIFNKDGYIVTNFHVIRNATRIEVALRDGRKAEAKVVGVDPEVDLAVLKIALKKLPVIQVQKESLREGEVVLAIGNPFGVGQTTTQGIISALGRDHLHITRYDNFIQTDAAINPGNSGGALINAQGQLVGINTAIFSKSGGFQGIGFAIPVKTVLHVVDQIVKQGYVSRGWIGISAQSVKLEEGGKFAEGVLIAGVMPKGPAAKAGLKVGDILIDVNGKAVEDSDGLARSIAELEPGATVDMKVLRGGKLKTLKIKVGRRPVPKP comes from the coding sequence ATGTCTGCATCGAATCTTATCAAATTTATTGTTCAGATTATTATCGCTAGTATTATTGCTATTGGGGTGACTCACTATTGGCTTTTGCGTAGTGATGAAAATAATTCCAGTCATTTGCAACAGGTGATGCCCAAAACAATCGTCTCTTATGCCCAAGGTGTAGAGAAAGCAGCTCCTGCCGTTGTTAGTATCTATACCAGTCGACGTTATAGTCTGCAGGGCTGGGATTTTGGCTCCAGGCGCTCTCGTGGAGTTGGTTTAGGTTCTGGCGTTATTTTTAATAAAGACGGTTATATCGTCACTAATTTTCATGTCATTCGTAATGCAACGCGTATAGAGGTTGCGCTACGTGATGGTCGCAAGGCTGAGGCGAAAGTCGTGGGCGTTGATCCTGAAGTTGATCTGGCAGTGTTAAAAATAGCACTTAAAAAGCTGCCAGTGATTCAAGTACAAAAAGAGAGCTTACGTGAAGGGGAGGTTGTGCTTGCAATCGGCAACCCCTTTGGTGTGGGGCAGACAACAACCCAGGGCATCATCAGTGCACTTGGCCGAGATCACCTGCATATCACGCGTTATGATAACTTTATTCAAACTGATGCGGCGATTAATCCTGGAAACTCCGGTGGCGCGTTAATTAATGCTCAAGGCCAACTCGTTGGTATTAATACGGCAATCTTCTCAAAAAGTGGAGGTTTTCAAGGAATCGGCTTTGCGATTCCAGTCAAAACAGTGTTGCATGTGGTCGATCAAATCGTCAAACAGGGTTATGTCTCACGGGGGTGGATCGGCATCAGTGCGCAGAGTGTCAAGCTTGAGGAAGGCGGGAAGTTCGCAGAGGGTGTGCTTATTGCTGGGGTGATGCCGAAAGGTCCGGCAGCAAAAGCGGGGCTTAAGGTCGGTGATATTTTAATCGATGTTAATGGCAAGGCGGTTGAGGATTCTGATGGTCTGGCACGTTCGATTGCAGAGCTTGAGCCCGGAGCGACCGTTGATATGAAGGTATTGCGAGGCGGCAAGCTTAAAACACTTAAAATCAAGGTAGGTCGCCGCCCAGTACCTAAACCCTAA
- a CDS encoding Rossmann-like and DUF2520 domain-containing protein, with translation MNRQEKTTQALPTVNIIGAGRVGQTLARLLHGKKLAVIQDIYCRTKEHARTAYQFIGSGRPVTNINQIQSADIYFLTVPDSCIKTVCEELAQNQEINFENTIVLHCSGALSAEETLASARLRGASIASAHPVLSFSSPAQAILNYQGSFCGIEGSKSATEILTPLFNLLGAVTFEISSENKSVYHAACVLSNNYAYALSHLAIQAFEQAGLKKDFAEQASLQMMQSALNNLQTLPPKQALTGPIARADHSTINKHQQALAKTENQEMAELYQKLGEYCVKYLTDHAESAKANLIDNLKSKL, from the coding sequence ATGAATAGACAAGAAAAAACAACACAAGCACTGCCGACAGTCAACATCATCGGAGCAGGTCGTGTCGGTCAGACGCTTGCACGTTTACTTCATGGTAAAAAGCTGGCGGTGATTCAAGATATTTATTGCCGTACAAAAGAACATGCTAGAACTGCTTATCAATTTATTGGCTCCGGCCGCCCCGTAACCAATATCAATCAAATTCAATCTGCCGATATTTACTTCTTAACCGTACCAGATTCCTGTATTAAAACCGTTTGTGAGGAATTAGCTCAAAATCAAGAAATTAACTTTGAAAACACAATTGTTCTCCACTGCTCTGGTGCATTAAGCGCAGAAGAAACCCTGGCTTCAGCCCGATTACGAGGAGCCAGCATTGCCAGCGCTCACCCCGTGCTCTCTTTTTCTTCCCCAGCACAAGCGATTCTCAATTACCAAGGTTCATTTTGTGGTATAGAAGGGTCAAAGTCAGCCACTGAAATATTGACTCCACTCTTCAACCTACTCGGTGCTGTAACCTTTGAAATAAGCAGTGAAAATAAGTCGGTTTATCATGCCGCTTGCGTGCTCAGCAATAACTATGCTTATGCGCTCTCTCACCTAGCCATTCAAGCCTTTGAGCAAGCAGGGCTAAAAAAAGATTTCGCAGAGCAAGCCTCCTTGCAAATGATGCAAAGTGCATTAAACAATCTACAAACTCTCCCCCCAAAGCAAGCTTTAACCGGCCCGATTGCTCGAGCAGACCATTCAACGATTAATAAGCATCAACAAGCCCTTGCTAAGACAGAAAACCAAGAAATGGCAGAGCTATACCAAAAACTCGGTGAGTATTGTGTTAAATACCTCACCGATCATGCCGAAAGCGCAAAGGCTAATTTGATTGACAACCTAAAATCTAAACTCTGA
- a CDS encoding Spy/CpxP family protein refolding chaperone — protein MKTIKKTAISLLLASSFALPLASFAANDGAGPANPPPGKHKKMKAHGMPLKKFFQKLELTPSQQKHVISILKDTRQTSQAEMKQLRQSRGEIRRLIINDDYTPAKAQAILQKRSELMDKVIASKVQAEARIYKTLTAKQKDKLKGHFEMLERIRAF, from the coding sequence GTGAAAACAATTAAAAAAACGGCAATCAGCCTATTACTCGCCTCATCTTTCGCCTTACCTCTAGCAAGCTTTGCTGCCAATGATGGAGCAGGTCCAGCCAACCCTCCACCTGGAAAACATAAGAAAATGAAGGCACATGGCATGCCGCTGAAAAAGTTTTTCCAAAAATTAGAGCTTACTCCATCTCAACAAAAGCATGTGATTTCAATTTTGAAGGATACACGCCAAACAAGTCAAGCTGAAATGAAGCAATTGCGCCAATCACGTGGTGAAATACGCCGATTAATCATTAATGACGACTACACCCCTGCAAAAGCACAGGCCATTTTACAAAAACGCAGCGAGCTGATGGATAAGGTCATTGCAAGCAAGGTTCAGGCTGAAGCTCGTATCTACAAGACGTTAACAGCGAAGCAAAAAGACAAACTAAAAGGACACTTTGAGATGCTAGAGCGCATCCGTGCTTTTTAG
- a CDS encoding response regulator transcription factor, translating to MSKNANVLLIDDDLELCELLVRYLTVEEFNVKAVHHGDEALTQLQAQHYDVAVLDVMLPGQSGFDVLKEMRKQQIETPVLMLTARGEEVDRIVGLELGADDYLPKPCNPRELVARLRAVLRRTTAKPVDQNKDEDKLTVGELELDAASCSVFCLGEKVTVTATEYRILEILLRSCGRVVSKDALSKQVLGRPIEVFDRSLDVHLSNLRKKLSNAGLNDARITTVRGMGYRCDVVNS from the coding sequence ATGTCGAAAAATGCAAATGTACTGCTTATTGATGATGATTTAGAGCTTTGTGAACTATTGGTTCGTTATTTAACGGTCGAAGAGTTCAATGTGAAAGCAGTTCATCATGGTGATGAGGCGCTGACACAATTACAGGCGCAGCATTATGATGTTGCGGTTTTGGATGTGATGTTGCCGGGCCAAAGTGGCTTTGATGTATTGAAAGAAATGCGCAAGCAACAGATTGAAACGCCTGTACTGATGTTAACTGCACGCGGTGAAGAAGTTGACCGTATTGTCGGCTTAGAGCTGGGGGCGGACGACTATTTGCCCAAGCCTTGTAATCCACGAGAGTTGGTTGCGCGATTAAGAGCGGTGCTCAGAAGAACAACGGCTAAGCCTGTAGATCAAAATAAAGATGAAGATAAGCTGACAGTGGGTGAGTTAGAGCTTGATGCAGCGTCTTGCTCGGTGTTTTGTTTAGGTGAGAAAGTCACTGTGACTGCGACGGAGTATCGAATTTTGGAGATTTTATTACGCTCGTGTGGTCGAGTTGTCTCCAAAGATGCACTTAGCAAGCAAGTACTCGGGCGGCCAATCGAAGTCTTTGATCGTAGTTTAGATGTACATTTAAGTAATCTGAGGAAGAAACTCAGCAATGCCGGCTTAAATGATGCACGGATTACGACAGTGCGTGGCATGGGCTATCGCTGTGACGTGGTGAATAGTTAG
- a CDS encoding ATP-binding protein encodes MKKKLNLYWRIFIWFWLSMVALMLGSVWLAEHFDQARQVPLWQQRFIDSYRASAETALRQGGPRRFYQWSRRVTHATGVRTFLVDSDRPELIEKLPLPNQIKQPLVAALKITPDQVVKVNRDLRLSSVTRINNHNYRLVLLLPPEMVRAGFGEKLVQMWSQLLIAAITIGFLCWLLSRYLTRPLRKLQLAVKEISRGNFQHRVGMELSGYDEFAELGREFDRMAVQIEHMVTSQERMLRDVSHELRSPLARLQVALELARHRVGEESHTELDRIGLEAERLNDLIGEILFLTRLKSAELTKEPCDLKALLTSIVQDAQFELSERKGSIVTDFAVDQINANARWLSAAVENILRNALYHTEPGTEVRVSSRYDENSIIISVEDSGTGVFEVELDTLFDPFYRTNRSKASGYGLGLAIAKQVVEVHNGSIHAYNKKPHGLVIDIHLPL; translated from the coding sequence GTGAAAAAGAAACTGAATCTTTATTGGCGGATTTTTATTTGGTTTTGGTTATCTATGGTCGCTTTGATGCTGGGGTCTGTCTGGCTGGCTGAGCACTTTGACCAAGCACGTCAGGTGCCACTTTGGCAACAGCGTTTTATCGATAGCTATCGTGCTTCTGCAGAAACTGCATTACGTCAAGGCGGACCAAGGCGCTTTTATCAATGGTCTAGGCGTGTGACCCATGCAACAGGGGTCAGGACCTTCTTGGTTGACTCTGATCGTCCTGAACTTATTGAAAAGCTGCCTTTGCCCAATCAAATTAAACAGCCTTTGGTTGCAGCATTAAAAATCACACCGGATCAAGTTGTTAAGGTCAATCGTGATTTACGCCTAAGTTCAGTCACTCGCATCAATAACCACAATTATCGCTTAGTGTTATTGCTACCGCCGGAAATGGTCAGAGCTGGATTTGGTGAAAAGCTTGTGCAGATGTGGTCTCAGCTCCTAATTGCGGCGATTACTATCGGTTTTCTCTGTTGGTTGCTATCTCGCTACCTAACACGGCCATTGCGTAAATTACAGCTGGCGGTGAAAGAAATTAGTCGCGGTAACTTTCAGCATCGAGTGGGAATGGAGCTAAGTGGTTATGATGAGTTTGCCGAGCTTGGTCGCGAGTTTGACCGTATGGCAGTGCAAATCGAGCACATGGTCACCTCTCAAGAGAGAATGTTGCGCGATGTTTCTCACGAATTACGATCACCATTAGCCCGATTACAAGTCGCCTTAGAACTGGCTCGTCATCGTGTTGGTGAGGAAAGTCATACCGAGCTAGATCGTATCGGCCTAGAGGCTGAGCGTTTAAATGATTTGATTGGCGAGATTTTATTTCTAACACGCTTAAAAAGTGCTGAATTAACTAAAGAGCCTTGTGATTTAAAAGCGTTGCTCACCAGCATTGTTCAAGATGCTCAGTTTGAACTGAGTGAGCGTAAGGGCAGTATCGTCACTGATTTTGCTGTAGATCAAATCAATGCTAATGCAAGATGGCTAAGCGCAGCGGTAGAGAATATTTTACGTAACGCCTTATATCATACTGAACCGGGCACGGAGGTGAGAGTTTCAAGTCGTTATGATGAAAACAGTATTATCATTTCAGTTGAAGATAGCGGTACCGGGGTTTTCGAAGTAGAGTTAGACACCTTGTTTGACCCGTTTTACCGAACCAATCGCAGCAAGGCCAGTGGTTATGGATTGGGGTTGGCGATTGCTAAGCAGGTGGTAGAAGTTCATAATGGTTCTATTCATGCTTATAACAAGAAGCCTCACGGGTTGGTGATTGATATTCACTTGCCGCTGTAA